The genomic stretch TAGAAAAAGGCAAGAATAGATACGAAGGGGCTTTGTGAGGTTAGATGGAATGAGAGTGGAGTGATGAATAATAAGCAGTGGAGATGAAAGCCAACAAGGGGTACTCTACCCAGCCAGCACACTCTCCGACGTTTATGTAAACATCCAAGGCAATGAAGTGGCAACAGTTTGTCCTTTGACGTTGCGCCGTGTATGATATCAACGCGACGGCAACGTGTTGCTGTGAAGTTGCTCAGTTTGGACGGTTGCTTCGTATCCCATTTTATGTGAATGCATTCGCTCTAATGAATGATCAGctataaataaaaggttttacGACTTATGTAAATAACTTTGTACAATGTGTTTTATGGAATAATTGGTATTTATTCGATGATTTTGTGGATTTATTAACGAATATGTCTCCAAGTCGCTCGGTGGTGATTGAAAAAGattgagataatataatataagCATCTCAAGATCTCGAGGTTGATGAATCTCTGGATATTCGCTATCGGCGAAGTGAAATTATTTGTGTACAATTGAccaactttttatttaaatactgcACTAATCTGCATTACTTGCAGTGTTCAGCACATGATATTGCATAGAACAGTACAATAAGATGAGGCACAGGAATTATTTAAGTGTATGATgtaacaaagaaataaatagtatCTCTAATGTTTTTTTGTTCTATTCGAATTAGTCGCTTCGTTTGTCGATAGAAATCATCAAACATGAGTTTATGGCCTTTTTTAACCCAGAGTAGCACCAATATTTTCTCGGGACTGGATAAATATGAGTTTGAATATTGCGCCGAATTTGCCATCTGCTACAGAAAAAGGTGAGCATCGAAATCACAAGTACGTTTTTGTTGTGGTTCGCAGGTGTGTTACGTAAAGAGGTGAAAACTCAGAGTAATTGTCGCTACAAATCCTACATAGGGATTTCCTGAGTAGCTCCGCCGTAGAAATCAAGTCCATTTTTCTCCAACAACATGTTTCTTTCAAGAGCTCTGCGGATGGTGGCTAAAAAGGTATGGAAACTCAAAAAAACTCCATGTCCATATTCTCACCCTTCTGGGAGTCACTTGATACAACTACGATTGACATTGCTATAATTATTTTCAGGATTTGTCGGTCATTAGTCGTAGCATATGTTCAACTCCCCGAATGTGCTCCAACTATAATGACATGCATACTCCCACGGACATCGTCGAGCCTCAAATCCCGCCTTATGTAGAAAAACTAGATGAGGCAGTCGACGTTAAAAGAGCTAGGTGAGTTATATTTAGCATTTAATCCGTTTTTAAGGTATTAAATAGAAGTTGGAGAAATACTTACGATACATGGTCATCGTAAACTAAAAATACCTTAACAGCTTTTACTAATGTTTTCTTTTCACTATAGGATTACTTGAATAGTTATCTTGATATGCGAATTTGGGCCTATATGGCGCATTATCACCAATTTTTTGGTGAGAAGATATTCCGCATTATGCAGATCTGATAGAGTTGGCGAATCAAGTGTCTAAGGCTATGCGTTGTAGGCTTATATTTCCTGAAATTTAGAAATGAATCATTTGGTTGTTTTTATAAAACTTTATCAGTTGGTATGTCAGTGATccttgttcattcatttttagtGACCTTTCGTGGCTTCTATATTTCACTGTCCCCTTTTTCGATTTAGTACTCGATATAACTTACCACCCTCATCATTTTCCTGACATTCTTTCTGACTGACACTCATCCTGGCTCCTCTTCAGGTTGTTGATTTGATGCTACAGTGTCCCCTGAAATAGCAAATGATGAAGCGTAGCCTGTGCTACACATCTGGGTATAACTGGATGTACTGAACTAAGTTCCACTgtttcaagattaattttttcagccaCTTTCATAATTACAGAAGAGATTTAATTGGGTACCTGGtatccatttccatttttttaatgtgatgtATGTAGAAAAACACCATTCCGGCacaggttaagaaaagacataaaagtcaaataacatttttatgaattttggtgcctcaaaagtTCTAATATATTGgtaaccaaaacaattttttccatttgtttattCTGTATtcgctgaaataattgaaaacacaCAGATCAAtatttcattcgtaaataaaGTTGAGGAAATGGTGATCCggctctgctaattttgccatgacaccactgttaaGGGATCGATTAGATATGCTGAAGTTCTCAGCATAGAtgtttgcaaaataatttttgcgGCGATGGTGATAACTCAAATTTTATAAAAGATGGAGCAAAGTTTGTTTTGttggaatttttattctcatttgtgGGAGAACCTATCATTTCAATTTAGTCCTGTTATTTTACATGTACCAGTATCTGATGATTAtgtgttattaatattttcataggtTGCTGTATCAGTCACGGAAGAGAGGAATGTTGGAAAATGGTCTTATATTGAGTACATTTGCTGCTAAGCATCTTGCCAAAATGTCTGCAGATATGTTGGCTGAGTATGATCGTATGATTAACCTGCCATCAAATGACTGGGACTTATACTATTGGGCAACAGGTAACTTTATGAAACCCTTATCTCTTTTCCTACATTTATGGCATCCAGCGAGTGCGACTAGATTTAAGGAAGGCATAATTACAATGTTATGGGAGAAGTGAATGTTGTTTGAATGACCTTTTTTCCTATTGAATTTACTTGTCAGCAGAAAATAACCTTCGACAGATAATCCTGCAGGTAAACTATTACTTTTACCGCACATAATTAATTTCACAATCAGAATTTAATGATTCAGTGCCTTCAGCCTAGGAATGCTGTACACATCAATGTATTTAACAAGCTCAAAGACTTCAATTATGGGGGCCAATgccaaattttaataaataaacaaaaccacCATCACgtaatagggtagtatccttcatcaaagaaagcgaaaggcattgattgcgattcgttacccacgtgcattcataatatacaaattatttggttttagaaatcccagtttagacgaatggccatggtcaattttaaccgcatttaaaaaaaaggccagattggcacccatgcgatgccactccacaaaacatcacagggacctagtttctatcctagtagataggagttttacaaggtctgagattaccaatgcatgcatgaggcacagagctcagggaaacatgtcttaataatcacctattgaaactgcttatggtcggaaagtttccttcatttgataaggtattaataatccttatttaagccaagcactacctgctagaagcctgcgtcgtatcagcgctcaaagcctggccccaaggtcacctcacacggcgacagcgggaaacagaatgacatcacacggggttttaccagcattcgtacttagccgtcgcattttcgcgcacttgaaaattttcactttgcacttaattgcaaaaaatagatatcattatttaaaaacctaaaagtgtgaaatgtatactgcaggagtaataatctttcgatctaggcaataaaaaaataataggaaaccaccctattcatgaaGACGATTGCACTCCATCACCTCTCTGCTTGTGATTGAGCTGCAATCATCAGATTTGCTAATAGCAAATATGTAGATAGATTCTATTGCCACACTGAGGCAAAAGTGGCCCCAATTGCAGTATTTTTGGATTTAAATGCACTTACAAAACACTTGAGATGCCATCAAAATGGTAGACACAGGACCACAATTCCAGATTTATTTTACCCTAACTGAAATATAGGCTAAATAAAATAGCTCACCTGCAGGATTATCTGTAGAAGGTTATTTGCTGCTGGCAAGTAAATTCAATAGCAAAAAGGGTCATTCAAACAACATTCACTTCTCCCATAACATTATAATTATGCCTTCCTTAAATCTAGTTGCACTTGCTGGATGCCATGTATCTAGATCACGTATCTCACGATTAATATCTGTTTAAAGGAGGCAAATTATTTGACTACATATGTCTAGGTGCACTGATTTTGTTATTCAGGATGTTGGAAACcagttcaaattctttcaaaaatgtgttgTTGACatgaaattcttaaattttatgttcctGAAATCAAAAAACAAATGTTCAGAATTGGTAGattctttgataaaatttaaagtcCCTGACTCtttgtatttctttaaaaaaattgataaactcAAGAAGGCATTAAAATTCatagcaaatattattttattctatgcaaTAATTTATACTCTGACTATGATGTTCAGGCTGCTTGAGGAACTTGCTTTTTAATGTAGTccctgaaattaattttttgtggagATCTTCAGCAAAAAGTGtggtacaggcatcccccgagttacgtaagagatgcgttccggcagactatgcgtaagtcgaaatttacgtaagtcgaacttttgcgttggcgcttcagatattgctgtataacaagttgtatcgtacaggaatgagcgcaaccacatacgccaccacatccatcgctagaactgcaaattttcacgttgattgctgacttgggatttataagcgatttttctacagaaattaatgaaatttccttcgaggaatgacaaaaatgggtcaatttgttatttttagcacgtaaaaactctataactattcgatattttgtctaccataggttgtacgagcgaatatctacttcttcgcgctcgcattcgaaaattaacgtaatcatttgaaatacggttatcgcttacgtaagtacggatttacgtaagtcgagacatacgtaactcgggggatgcctgtactacattcataaaaatacaacagctgatgaattagcaataagaGAAATATAAGATCTGAATTTGGGTGGTCCTCAAAGTTTCATTTTTACCATGCACATAgtaccgggtgtttataaatgaatatcggggttattaaatatattttcatttagttcAATTTTTATGGGTGTTTATTACTGTAAAGCACAAAatgctttctgttcactagtcacccatctttgctactaccgctttctagcagATCGCAGCGGAAGCATTTCATGCAAATTTGCATTGTTGCTAAataacaaaactgtttgagttgttctctcatttgacatataatttagaACTGTaagtataattaataaatattataaagagtTAAAACcccaatattcatttataaacacccataaaaatggaattaaatgaaaatatgttttatcaTATGATCCATCTAATTTATTGCATCTTATTTTGTTAAGGTGTGCGACCAGTTCCTGCAGAATTTGACAACCAAGTAATGAAATTACTTCAGGACCACATAAAAAATACCAACCGGGAGTTGAGGATTCGCCAACCTGATCTTTACTAACTCCGTTAATGAGTTAATTAATAGTGATCTCCTCTTGATAGTTGAACTTACAcaattttttgtatatatttttacctTCTCTGTTAAGTACTGAAATAAAAtcacatgtaaattat from Ischnura elegans chromosome 7, ioIscEleg1.1, whole genome shotgun sequence encodes the following:
- the LOC124162638 gene encoding succinate dehydrogenase assembly factor 2, mitochondrial-like, whose protein sequence is MFLSRALRMVAKKDLSVISRSICSTPRMCSNYNDMHTPTDIVEPQIPPYVEKLDEAVDVKRARLLYQSRKRGMLENGLILSTFAAKHLAKMSADMLAEYDRMINLPSNDWDLYYWATGVRPVPAEFDNQVMKLLQDHIKNTNRELRIRQPDLY